A genomic stretch from Telopea speciosissima isolate NSW1024214 ecotype Mountain lineage chromosome 7, Tspe_v1, whole genome shotgun sequence includes:
- the LOC122666798 gene encoding amino acid transporter AVT6E, translated as MHSHYSALPKSSFVEIRDDVVSQDNLDSSNVISSQKNFVKLLPIGDAEVSHIDDDDDDDITFMVSDVKDGGSGIPGAVFNLSTTIIGAGIMALPATMKVLGIVLGLIMIVLMGILSEISIELLVRFSVLRKAHSYGDVVQSVLGRPARILCEICIIINNAGVLVVYLIIMGDVMSGSPDHVGVFDQWLGNGFWDHRKIVVLIIVVLFLAPLCSLEKIDSLSLSSAASVALAVVFVVVASAIASVKLVEGWIAPPRLSPDFGSRKAIMDLLVVIPIMTNAYVCHFNVQPIYNELEGRSPQKMNRVGRITTVLCVLVYAATAVSGYLLFGEDTESDVLTNFDRDLGIRFSSALNYIVRVGYILHLVLVFPVIHFSLRQTVDALVFEGSEPLSGSRKRSLALTGVLLTLIYIASTMIPNIWTAFKFTGATTAVSLGFIFPSLLALRLNQQGVDFSQGEKHLSWVMLVLATAVSIIGVAGNIYSLDS; from the coding sequence ATGCACAGTCATTATTCCGCTCTTCCGAAGAGTTCATTCGTAGAAATTCGTGACGATGTTGTTTCTCAGGATAATCTTGATTCCTCAAACGTTATATCTTCCCAAAAGAACTTTGTAAAATTACTTCCAATAGGAGATGCAGAAGTCAGCCAcatcgatgatgatgatgatgatgatatcacATTTATGGTTAGCGATGTCAAGGATGGCGGATCTGGAATCCCTGGAGCCGTTTTCAACCTCTCAACAACGATTATTGGCGCTGGAATTATGGCCCTTCCTGCCACCATGAAAGTCCTTGGGATAGTTCTTGGGCTTATTATGATAGTTTTGATGGGGATCTTGTCGGAGATCAGTATTGAATTACTTGTTCGGTTCTCTGTTCTTCGCAAGGCGCATTCTTACGGTGATGTTGTTCAGTCAGTGTTGGGTCGTCCGGCGAGGATTCTGTGTGAGATATGTATAATTATCAATAATGCAGGGGTTTTGGTAGTTTATTTGATAATCATGGGCGATGTCATGTCGGGTTCTCCGGATCATGTTGGGGTTTTTGATCAAtggcttggaaatgggttttgggATCACAGGAAGATAGTGGTATTAATCATTGTGGTGCTTTTTCTTGCGCCGCTTTGCTCTTTGGAGAAGAttgattccttgagcttgagttcAGCTGCTTCAGTGGCTCTAgctgttgtttttgttgttgttgccagTGCGATAGCTTCTGTGAAGCTTGTTGAAGGGTGGATAGCACCACCGAGGTTGAGCCCAGACTTTGGGTCGAGGAAGGCTATAATGGATCTGCTTGTAGTGATCCCAATCATGACGAACGCATATGTATGTCACTTTAATGTGCAGCCCATCTATAATGAGCTCGAAGGTCGATCTCCTCAGAAAATGAATCGGGTAGGGAGGATCACTACTGTTTTGTGTGTTTTGGTTTATGCCGCAACAGCTGTATCTGGGTATCTACTGTTCGGGGAAGATACAGAATCAGATGTGCTGACCAACTTTGATAGGGACCTTGGGATCCGTTTCAGTTCAGCCCTCAACTATATTGTTCGTGTTGGGTACATTCTTCATCTGGTGCTTGTCTTCCCTGTTATCCACTTCTCCCTAAGGCAAACAGTGGATGCCTTGGTGTTTGAGGGATCAGAGCCTCTGTCAGGGAGCAGGAAGAGGTCATTGGCCTTAACAGGGGTGTTGTTGACGCTTATCTATATTGCTTCCACTATGATTCCCAACATTTGGACGGCTTTTAAGTTTACAGGGGCTACGACAGCAGTCTCATTGGGTTTCATATTTCCATCTCTGCTTGCATTAAGGTTGAACCAGCAAGGGGTGGATTTTAGCCAAGGAGAGAAGCATTTGTCTTGGGTGATGCTGGTATTGGCAACAGCAGTTAGTATCATAGGAGTAGCTGGAAATATATATAGCCTCGACAGCTAA